One bacterium genomic window carries:
- the carA gene encoding glutamine-hydrolyzing carbamoyl-phosphate synthase small subunit: MAGDAFLILEDGRTFRGEAFGSTGLALGEVVFNTALTGYQEILTDPSYAGQIVALTYPHIGNYGVNDDDVESPGIFLPALVVRSYEDFYSNWRATASLGEYLERHGVVGLSGVDTRALTRHIREAGAMRGAVAVDPCDEGEVLERVLASPPMAGRDLVRDVTRDGAEVFRPAEGDARWRVAALDCGLKNNILRHLAGRGVEVTAFPATATADEILASRADGLFISNGPGDPAALPYVVDTVKNFIGRMPIFGICLGHQILGLALGGRTYKLKFGHHGANHPVKNLKTGRVEITSQNHGFAVDAASLPDGVRVTHVNLNDGTVEGLRADEYAAMSLQYHPEAAPGPHDASYNFDVFLEMLERRTQKTFGF, encoded by the coding sequence ATGGCCGGTGACGCTTTCTTGATTCTCGAGGACGGCCGGACCTTCCGCGGCGAGGCCTTCGGCTCGACGGGCCTCGCGCTGGGCGAAGTGGTCTTCAATACCGCCCTGACCGGCTACCAGGAAATCCTGACCGACCCCTCGTACGCGGGCCAGATCGTCGCGTTAACGTATCCCCATATCGGAAACTACGGCGTCAACGACGACGACGTCGAATCGCCCGGGATATTCCTCCCCGCGCTGGTCGTCCGCTCGTACGAGGATTTTTACAGCAACTGGCGGGCGACGGCGTCGCTGGGCGAATACCTGGAGCGGCACGGCGTCGTCGGCCTCTCGGGCGTGGACACCCGCGCGCTCACGCGGCACATCCGCGAGGCGGGCGCGATGCGGGGCGCGGTCGCCGTCGACCCCTGCGACGAGGGGGAGGTGCTCGAGCGGGTCCTGGCGTCGCCGCCTATGGCGGGCCGGGACCTCGTCCGCGACGTTACGCGCGACGGCGCCGAGGTCTTCCGGCCGGCGGAGGGCGACGCGAGGTGGCGCGTCGCGGCGCTCGACTGCGGCCTTAAAAACAACATCCTCCGCCACCTGGCGGGCCGCGGCGTCGAGGTTACCGCCTTCCCGGCCACGGCTACGGCGGATGAAATCCTGGCCTCTCGAGCCGACGGCCTGTTTATCTCCAACGGCCCGGGCGACCCGGCGGCCTTGCCGTACGTCGTCGATACAGTTAAGAATTTTATCGGGCGTATGCCCATCTTCGGAATATGCCTGGGGCACCAGATACTGGGGCTCGCGCTCGGCGGCCGGACCTACAAGCTCAAGTTCGGCCACCACGGCGCCAACCACCCGGTCAAGAACCTCAAGACGGGCCGCGTCGAGATAACGTCGCAGAACCACGGCTTCGCCGTCGACGCCGCGTCGCTGCCCGACGGCGTGCGCGTCACGCACGTCAACCTCAACGACGGGACCGTCGAGGGCCTGCGGGCGGACGAGTACGCCGCCATGAGCCTGCAGTATCACCCGGAGGCCGCGCCCGGGCCCCACGACGCCTCCTACAACTTCGACGTCTTTTTGGAAATGCTCGAGCGGCGTACGCAGAAGACGTTCGGCTTCTAG
- a CDS encoding DUF3795 domain-containing protein: MDELLGACGLDCGACPAYVATRENDAEMIAAIAARWSGEYGHEIKPEYVWCEGCTTEGERKCGHTRECDVRACVVGRGVASCAYCDDYGCDKITKFFEMAPAAKEKLDAVRSSLPRYS; the protein is encoded by the coding sequence ATGGACGAGCTGCTCGGCGCTTGCGGCCTGGATTGCGGCGCCTGTCCGGCGTACGTCGCGACGCGCGAGAACGACGCCGAAATGATCGCGGCTATCGCCGCGCGGTGGTCGGGGGAGTACGGCCACGAAATCAAGCCCGAGTACGTATGGTGCGAGGGGTGCACGACGGAGGGCGAGCGGAAGTGCGGCCACACCCGCGAGTGCGACGTGCGCGCCTGCGTCGTAGGCCGGGGCGTCGCGAGCTGCGCCTACTGCGACGACTACGGCTGCGATAAAATTACGAAATTTTTCGAGATGGCGCCGGCGGCGAAGGAAAAGCTCGACGCCGTCCGGAGTAGTTTACCGCGGTACTCGTAG